CGCCACCGCCAGCGGCGCATGGGACACCGGGAGCATCGCCGCGCGCCAGACGGGACGCGTGGTGATCGCCACAAAGGGGACGCATCGCTACGTGTGCGCCTTCCACCCGGGGATGCAGGCCCGGGTGGAAGCGCGGTGACGGAGAAAACGAGGCGGGCGCGGCATGCAGCCGCGCCCGCTCACCGTCATCCATCCAACCGCGCCACTACCTGGCCGCGCGCTTCCTGTGCGCCACCACCGACATCGAAACGGTGCCGAACACGGTGGTGAATGGTCCGCCCTCATCGAGAGATATCGAGCGGCGCTCGCCACGCCCGACTCCCAGCGAGATCGCGGGGATGAACGACATCGTCTCCCCCTCGAACAGGACGCCGGCGCCCGGCACGAACGCCAGCATGTGCCCGGGATTCGCGCCGTTGGGCGAGTTGCCGGTGTGGAGGAAGAGCGTGGGGTTGAGGAGGAGGCGCTTCCCATCCCCCAGCGGCCGGTCGAAGCGCGCGAAGAGCTGGTGCTCGGTCCAGCTCTGCACCGGCACGCCGACGCGCACCCCCGCGCCCCACGGGTTTTGCTCCGCGCGATTGAGCTGCACGTAGCCCTCCAGGTACGGATAGAGGATCCCGCTGACCCCCCCGCCCACACTGAACGGCGTCCGCCCCGACGTGCTCCCGAACGCCACCCCGCCATCCACGCTCGCGAGGACGCGGTTGCAGTCTGACGAGCAATCCAGCCCCCAGAACCAGGCCGCATCATCGCCCGGCGCCGTCGTGACCGTCCCCTGCAGCGCGAGCGCCGGCCCCCGATGCACCTCCGCCGAGCGCACCGAGTTGAACGACGTGCACGCGCCCAACGTAAAAAGCGCCGCCACGAGAAGAATCCGCTGAGACACGACTATCTCGATTGCGAGTCAGTACGAACTGCATGGCTCACGCGGAGGCGCGGAGACGCTGAGAGAAGAAAAGAAGGCCGCTGCAGTTCTCTCTCTGCGTCTCCGCGTCTCCGCGTGAAACCCGCAGTTGCTGTTCAGAGTGTGTGAAACCGCGCCTTGATCTCGTCCACCAGCGTGTGAAAGCCGGGCCGCGTGCGGATGTCCGGATGCCATGCCAGGTCGCGCTCGATCAGGTCGATCACCTCCACGATGCGCGCGCCGGGAATGATGGCGCCGCCGGGCTCGCGGTCGCGCCCCATCAGCCAGATGGTGTCGCACACCGCTACCGCCGCGGTCACGTCGTGCGTCACCAGGATGATGGTGTTCTCCTCGTGGCGCTTGCTGACCTCCACCAGTAGCTCCTGCACCTTTTCCTGCGCGATCACGTCGAGGCCGGAGAACGGCTCGTCCATCACCAGGTAGTGCTCCGAGCAGAGAAGCTGCTGCGCGATCGCCACGCGCTGCCGCTGCCCGCCGGAGAGCTGCATCGGGTACTTCTCCGCGTGCGCCGTCAGCCCGAAGCGCTCCAGGTAATCCATCGCCCGC
The DNA window shown above is from Longimicrobium sp. and carries:
- a CDS encoding ABC transporter ATP-binding protein, whose amino-acid sequence is MTTHVYERRGILLDIQGVNFVRNGVPILRDLSAQIRDVVRPGMSQGQIVGLLGPSGVGKTTLFKILAGLVDPDEGTVRIGEAGVPANPGLVGVVTQNYVLFEHRTVLGNLLIAGKQAGMSSADAKSRAMDYLERFGLTAHAEKYPMQLSGGQRQRVAIAQQLLCSEHYLVMDEPFSGLDVIAQEKVQELLVEVSKRHEENTIILVTHDVTAAVAVCDTIWLMGRDREPGGAIIPGARIVEVIDLIERDLAWHPDIRTRPGFHTLVDEIKARFHTL